CAGTATCACGGGTGTAGGTCTGCAACAGCACCCGCTGCTGGTGATTGCCGCAGCGGCTGCCGGTACGGTCGTCGAACATGCGTTTGCTGCGATTGTGCGCGGTGTCATGCGCCGGATCGCCGGTCAGTGGCTGATTGAAGGCGCTGTTGTGGGTAGGCACATACCCTTGCTGGGTGCAGGCGATTGCGTACACCAAGCCATCATGGCGCAACAGCGGTTCCTGGATCTGCGGCAACACGCTGTCGGTGTAAGGATCGAAACGAGTGTTGAAGCGCGGTGGCTGCATGCCGGCAATCGGCCGGTACTGGCGGTCGAACAAATCGTCCAGGGTGATCCGCCCCTGCTCGACATCCGCCTCGAAACGCTCACCGATCTGCCGCGCACCGGCCTGGGCCAGTTCGAAGACCCGTTGGTGATAGGCATCCAGCCCCACCTCGGCCAGGCGCTCGCTGAGGTTCTCGACCTGCCCTTCCATCCGCACCGCCGCCTCGGCCAGACGTCGGGTCTGCTGGTCACTGACCTGCAAGTCGCCACGTACCTGGGCCACCGCCTGGAACAGGGTATCAAGCTGGGCCTGATTGGTTTGCGTGCCCTCGGCAATCTCGCTGACCTGACATTCGACGCTGGTCGCCAGACCGGTGATCTGCGCCAGTTGCCCACCGGTTTGTTCGACCTGTTCGACCCCACTACCCAGCTCATCGGCCAACGCACGGATCTGCGCCACCACCTGGGCAGTGCGCACCTGGATATCCGCCACCATCTGCCCGACTTCCTCGGTAGCGCTGGCGGTACGCCCGGCCAGGCCGCGCACCTCATCGGCCACCACCGCGAAGCCACGGCCGTGCTCGCCGGCCCGCGCCGCCTCGATGGCCGCGTTGAGCGCCAGCAGATTGGTCTGGCTGGCAATCGCCTGGATCACCAAGGTGACCCGGGCGATATCCTCGCTACGCTGGTGCAGCGCCTCGATCAGCTCACGGCTGGCGCTAGCCCGTCCGCTCAGGTCACGCATACGCTGTATCGACTCGGCTAGCACGGCATTGCCCGCCACGCTGCTGTCACGGGCCGAGCGTGCCGCTACCAGGGCCTGCTGGCTGAGCTGGGCGGCGGCTTGCTCGGTGGTGATCATGATCTCGGCGCTGCCGACGATTTCCTGGGCCGCGCCCAGCTGCGACTGCACGCGCGCCGCCAGTTGCTGCACCGAATGGGCCACCGCGGCGGCCGACAGGGCGTTGTGGCTGGTGCCTCGCGCCAGCTCCTGCAGCAGTCCGTCGTCGTGCGCGGCGGCCACCACCACGGGCTCTGGCGCACGCCGCTGGTGTGGTAGCCACAGCACCAGCAGCACCAGGGGCACGGCCAGGTACAACGCCAGGTCGGCATACGCCATGCCCACCAGCACCGCGCACATGGCCACCCCCTGCAACAGGCCGACGGTGATAGCCGATCGGGCAGGCACAGGCCGAGGCGTTTCACCGGTCGACAGAGATCCTTCTCGCATCATCTTCGTGATCCATCCACATGTCGTTATTGTGAGGTCATTAAACGCCACTATAACGCCATTATCCAAGCTTCCTTGGAAGACAAGGCGGTCACGCTTGACGCATGGCAAGAAAACACGAAGGCCCCAGGGATCGCTCCGTGGGGCCTTGCGCAAGGCGTTGGCTCAGATCTGCCGCTGGTGGCGGTCGAGCTGCTCGTGACGCTCCTGGGCTTCGATGCAGTACTTGGTGGTCGGGCTGATCAGCAGGCGCTTCAGGCCGATCGGCTCGCCGCTGTCGTCACACCAGCCGAAGCTTTCCTCGGTGATGCGGTCCAGGGCCATCTCCAACTGCGGCAGCAGACGCTGGTCGCGGTCGATGGCGTTGACCAACCAGGTACGTTCTTCCTCGACCGACGCCACGTCAGCGGGATCCGACGGGGTATCCAGGCTTTCGATGGCGGTGCGGCTGAGTTCGATGCGCTCGTGGGTTTCGACTTTCATCGCCTGCAGCAGCGCGGTGAAGTACGCGAGCTGCTCGGCGTTCATGTAGTCATCGGCCGACATGGCCAGCAACTGTTCCTTGGTCATCGATTTCTCTATGAAAAATGTGCATATGGGCGATTCGGGTGCCGCCGACGCTGCTGCGTCGGCGGCGGAATTCTTCAAGCGCCAACCGGCACTCTTTTACAGGGGGCGGAAGTCTAAGGTGCCAAGCGACACTGGGCAACAGAAATGACGGAGGAATTGACCGAAATGGGCAGGAATCCGCCCATTGGTGTCGTATCGGACGCTACAGACACGTGGATCTGGCGCTGCCAGGCAATATGCCGCAACAAATGCCTTGCCGCGAGCGTAACGGCGACGCTTCACCCGATCGGCAGAACACCGTCCGGGCGCAGCCTAGCTGCGCCCTTATCCATCAACGGTCCTTGAATTGCGCTTCGCGCTTGGCGATGAAGGCTGCCATGCCTTCTTTCTGATCTTCGGTGGCGAACGCTGCGTGGAACACCCGACGCTCGAAGCGCACGCCTTCGCTCAAGGTCACTTCGAAGGCACGGTTGACGCTCTCCTTGACCATCATGCTCACCGGGATCGACTTGCTGGCGATCGTCGCGGCCACCTTCAGTGCCTCCTCCACCAGCTCGGCCTGCGGCACGATGCGCGCTACCAGGCCGGCGCGCTCGGCTTCCTCGGCGCCCATCAGGCGGCCGGTCAGGCACAGCTCCATGGCCTTGGCCTTGCCCACCGCGCGGGTCAGGCGCTGGGTGCCGCCCATGCCCGGCAGCACGCCGAGATTGATTTCCGGCTGGCCGAACTTGGCGTTGTCGGCGGCGAGGATGAAATCGCACATCATCGCCAGTTCACAGCCGCCACCCAAGGCGAAACCGGACACCGCGGCGATGATCGGTTTACGCCGATTGGCGATGCGGTCGGCGTCGCTGAACAGATCCTCGACGTAGATCTGCGGGTAGCGCAGCTCGGCCATTTCCTTGATGTCGGCGCCAGCGGCAAAGGCCTTGGCCGAGCCAGTGAGTACCACGCAGCCGATGTTCGGGTCACGCTCCAGCTGGTCCAGGGCCTGGTTGATCTCGCCGACGATCTGCGCGTTCAGCGCATTGAGCGCCTGGGGGCGGTTGAGGGTGATCAGGCCGACCTTGCCGTGGATGTCCAACAGGATGGTTTCGAATGCCATGCAGTCTGCTCCTTCAAAGATTGCGCGCAATAACCATGCGCTGAATGTCGCTGGTGCCTTCGTAGATCTGGCAGACCCGCACGTCGCGGTAGATCCGCTCCAGCGGGAAGTCGCTCAGATAGCCATAACCGCCGAGGGTCTGCAAGGCGTCCGAACAGACCTTTTCGGCCATTTCCGAGGCGAAAAGCTTGGCCATCGAGGCTTCCACCAGCGCCGGGCGCCCGGCATCGCGCAGCGCGGCGGCGTGCAACACCATCTGCCGGGCTACGGCCACCTTGGTCGCCATGTCGGCCAGGCGGAAGGCCACGGCCTGGTGCTGGATCAGCGGCTTGCCAAAGCTCTGGCGCTCGTTGGCGTAGTCGCGGGCCACCTCGAAGGCGGCGCGGGCCATACCCACCGATTGCGAGGCGATGCCAATGCGCCCGCCTTCGAGGTTGGCCAGGGCGATCTTGTAGCCCTCACCTTCCTCGCCCAGGCGGTTTTCCACCGGCACGCGCACATTGTCGAAGACGATCTGGCAGGTATCGGAGGCGTGCTGGCCGAGCTTGTCCTCGACCCGCGCCACCTGGTAGCCCGGCAGGTCGGTGGGCACGATGAAAGCCGTGATGCCGCGCTTGCCGGCGTCCGGATCGGTGACGGCGAAGACGATCACCACCCCGGCGTTCTGCCCGGAGGTAATGAACTGCTTGCTGCCGTTGAGCACGTAGTGGTCGCCATCCAGGCGGGCGCGGGTCTTCAGACTGCTGGCGTCGGAGCCGGCCTGGGGCTCGGTCAGGGCGAACGCGCCGAGCATCGAACCGCTGGCCAGCGGCGCGAGGAACTGCTGCTTCTGCGCCTCGCTGCCGAACTTGAGGATCGGCACGCAACCCACCGAGTTATGCACGCTCATGATGGTCGAGCAGGCGCCGTCGCCGGCGGCGATCTCTTCCAGGGCCATGGCGTAGGCCACATATCCTGTGTCGCTGCCACCGTACTGCTCCGGCACCAGCATGCCGAACAAGCCAAGCTCGGCCATTTCCTCAATGGCCTCCTTCGGAAAGCGGTGCTCCTTGTCCCACTGTTCGGCGAATGGCTTCAGCCGCTCCTGGGCGAATGCCCGCACCGCGTCGGCGATCTGTTGTTGCTCATCAGTTACCAGCATGGTTCACCTCAATACAGGCATTCGACGGCCATGGCCGTGGCCTCGCCACCACCGATGCAGATGGCCGCCACGCCCCGGCGCAGGTTGTTCTGGCGCAAGGCAGACAGCAAGGTCACCAGGATACGGGCGCCCGAGGCACCAATCGGGTGGCCCAGGGCGCAGGCACCGCCATGGATGTTGACCTTGTCGTGGGGCAGGTCGAGATGCTTCATGGCCGCCAGGGTGACCACGGCGAAGGCCTCGTTGATCTCGAACAGGTCGACCTCGGAAAGGTTCCAGCCGGTGCGTTTCAGCAGCTTGTCGATGGCACCGATGGGGGCTGTCGGGAACAGCGCCGGGGTGTCGGCGAAAGCCGCATGACCATGGATCACCGCCAGAGGTTTCAGGCCACGCTTCTCGGCTTCGGAGCGACGCATCAGCACCAGCGCCGCAGCACCGTCGGAGATCGAACTGGAGTTGGCCGCAGTCACGGTACCGCCTTCACGGAACGCCGGCTTGAGCTGCGGGATCTTGTCCAGGCGCGCTTTCGGCGGCTGTTCGTCATCCTTGATAACACGCTTTTCCCTACCCTCGGTGACTTCCACCGGGACGATCTCGGCAGCGAAGCGGCCATTCTTGATGGCGTCCTGCGCCCGGGTCAGCGAGGCGATGGCGAAGTTGTCCTGGGCTTCGCGGCTGAATGCGCCGCTCTGCGCGCAGTCCTCGGCGAAGGTGCCCATCAGCCGGCCTTTGTCGTAGGCGTCTTCCAGGCCGTCCATGAACATATGGTCGATGATCTTGCCGTGGCCCATGCGGTAGCCGCCACGGGCCTTGTCCAGCAGGTAGGGGGCGTTGGTCATGCTCTCCATGCCGCCAGCGACGATCACCTCGGCACTGCCGGCCAGCAACTGGTCGTGGGCCAGAATAGCGGCCTGCATGCCCGAGCCGCACATCTTGTTCAGCGTGGTGCAGGTGGTGTGCTTGTCCAGCCCGGCGCCGAGTGCCGCCTGGCGTGCCGGAGCCTGGCCCTGGCCAGCTGGCAGCACGCAGCCGAACAATACTTCCTGGACGCTGGCGGCATCGATACCGGCGCGCTCGACGGCGGCACGGATCGCCGCGCTGCCCAGCTGCGCGGCGGTCAGGCTCTTGAGGTCGCCCTGCAGGCCGCCCATGGGCGTGCGCACGGCGCTGACGATAACGATCGGATCATTGGCGAGGGTCATGTTCGTTGCTCCTTACTTGGCAGCCATGCGCAGCGCGCCGTCGAGGCGAATCACCTCGCCGTTGAGCATGCTGTTCTCGATAATGTGACGGGCCAGCGCCGCGTATTCCTGCGGGCGACCCAGGCGCGGCGGAAACGGCACCCCGGCAGCCAGCGAGGCACGTACTTCCTCGGTCATGCCGGCCATCATGGGGGTTTCGAAAATGCCCGGGGCGATGGTCATCACGCGAATGCCGAAGCGCGCCAGCTCACGGGCAGCCGGCAGCGTCAGGCTGGCGATGGCACCCTTGGAGGCGGCATAGGCGGCCTGGCCGATCTGACCGTCATAGGCGGCAATGGACGCAGTGTTGATGATCACCCCGCGCTCACCCTGCTCGTCCGCCGGCCCTTCGGCCATGGCTGCGGCAGCCAGGCGCAGCAGGTTGAAGCTGCCGATCAGGTTGACGTTGATCACCTTGGCGAAACTGCCCAGGGCATGCGGACCGTTCTTGCCCAGGACCTTCTCGGCGCCGACGATACCGGCGCAGTTGACCAGCCCGTGCAGGCTACCGAAGGCACTGACGGCGGCGTCGACGGCGGCCTGCGCGGCATGCTCGTCGCTGATGTCAGCCACCGCGAAGCGGGCTTGGTCACCCAACTCACGCGCCTTGGCTTCGACCGCGGCGGCATTGAGGTCGACCAGCATGACCTTGGCGCCAGCCTCGATCAGCATCTGCGCGGTAGCGGCGCCCAGGCCTGAGGCCGCACCGCTGACGATGAAGTGTTTGTTCTTGATATGCATAACGTTCTTCCTTCAGGCGCCCGCAGCGATCGGCTGCGCGGCTTGTTGTCGGGCGATTTCCTGGTTGCGCAGGATGAAGCGTTGCAGCTTGCCGCTCGGGGTCTTGGGCAGCTCGCCGACGAATTCGATTTCACGCGGGTAGGCGTGGGCATACAAGCGCTGGCGCACATGCTGGCGCAGCGCCTCTTCCAGCTCGGGGCTGTCCTCGTAGCCCTGGGCGAGCACCACGAAGGCCTTGATCAGTTCGGTGCGCTCCGGGTCGGGTTTGCCGATCACCGCCGCCTCGACCACCGCCGGGTGCTCGATCAACGCGCTCTCCACGTCGAAGGGGCCGACCCGATAGCCAGAGGTGGTGATCACATCGTCGCTGCGACCGACGAAACTGATGCTGCCGTCCGAGTTCAGCTCGACGGTGTCGCCGCTGAGGTAATACCTGCCGACGAACGCCTTGGTCGGCAGCCCGTGATAGCCACCGAACCAGCATAGCGGCGACTGCTCGCGGTCCACCGCGAGAATCCCCGGCTGGCCGGCGGGCAGCTCATTGCCCTGCTCATCCACCACCACGATACGGTGGCCGGGAATGGCGAAGCCCGCTGACCCCATATGGACGGGATGTTCCAACTCATGGTGGTTGCACAGCACCATGCCCAGTTCGGTCTGGCCGTAATGGTCATGGATGGTCACTCCCAGTTCGTCGGCGAACCAGCGGATCACTTCTGGGTTCAGTGGCTCGCCGGCGCTGCTGACCACCCGCAGTCGGCCCTGGATCGGCGCCGAGAAGGCGCTGCCTGCGGCAATCAGCAGGCGGTAGGCCGTGGGCGAACCCGCCAGGTTGGTGATGCCGAGCTTGTCGATGACCCGCGCGCAGCTCTCCACGCTGAACGGCCCGTCATAGAAAGTGGTGGCGTGGCCAAGGGACAGCGGCCCGGTGACGGCGTAGTACAAACCGTAGGCCCAGCCTGGGTCGGCCAGGTTCCAAAAGCGGTCTTCAGGGCGCAGGCCAATGGCATCGCGCATGTAGCCCTGGAAAGCCACGATGGCACGCAGCGGCACCTCCAGCGGCTTGGCGGGGCCGGTGGTACCGGAGGTGAACATCAGCAGAAAAGGATCGTCGCCCCGCCGCATCACGGGTTCGCAAACGCTGTCCGCAGCCTCCAACGCCTGATGGAAATCCAGTTCGCCGCTGCTGGCACCGACCGTGACGATGAACGGGCAGCCCGCCACGTCATCGAGCTTGGGCCGGTTATTGCGATCGGTGACCACCACCTTGGCATGGGATTGTTCGAGCCGGTGCTCGATCGCCCTGGGCCCGAAGGCGGTGAACAATGGCTGGTACACAGCGCCCAGGCGCCAGGTGGCAAGAATGGTCACCAACAGCTCGAGGGTGCGCGGCATCAGCCCCGCGACCCGATCACCGGCCTCGACCCCGTGGTCCTTGAGCACATTGGCGAAGCGCGTCGCCATGCCCTGCAACTGGTCGAAGGTGTAGAGGCCGCCGTTGCCGTCACGGTCCTCCCAGATCAGCGCGGGCTTGTCGCTGCCGGTGTGCCGGTCGCAGCACTCGACACAGGCGTTGAGGGCCTCGAGGTTACCTTGCAGCGCCGCACTGGCGGCTTGGGCGAGGTCGAATGCACGAGCGGCCTCGGCGTAATCACGCATCGTCGAACTCCTGATTTGTTGTTTTTGGAGTGGAACCATCGGTTCGACGATGTTCGCGCCGCTCAACCACGGCGACAATGGTCAAAGCTGTCAATCTGGATGACCGGTTTGGCCGCAGCAAGCCTCAACCGGGCTGCACGGCATCAGCTTCCAGGGCGTCCAGGGTGAGCTGCAGCATCAGCGCCTGGAGCGCGGATTCCCGCTCATTGCGCAAATCCTCCCAGCGCTGGGTGTAGACCTGGCTGGTGAGCGTATTCATCCCCTCGTCCAGGGCATCCCCCCGCGCCGCGAACTCGTTGCCAATGGCCGTGAAGGCCTGCGCATGCGAGAGGTTGAGCCAGTCGCGCCAGAAATCCCTTTGGCTCAAGTCATCGGCAAGCGCCGCTGGTGTCTCGGCTGCACGCACGGCGGCTCTTGCAGCCTCCAACTCGGCGGGCCCGACACGGGCAACATCGCCATAGCGCATGCTCCGCGGCTGGAATGGCAAGTCGAACTCCTGCGCCAGGTGGATGCGGTAGAAAAGACTGACCTCGATCTCGTCGACCCCGCGCCCCTGTGCGGAGCGACCAAGCATGTCCTGGCGAGCGAAACGTTCCAGACGATCCAGACGGAACAGACGACGCCCCAGCCTCAGAAGATCGGCCCTGCGCGTTTCGCCGTCGGCCTGACGGCTGACGGTGCTTACCAACAGCTGCACCTGAATATCGCTGAAACGCTCGGCGACACTGTCTTCGCAGGTTCGTGGCTGGTTGGCCCGGGCGAAGATGCGCTCGCGCAAACCGGCATTGCCGTCGGGCTCGCCATCCACTTGCAAACTCGCGAGCAAATTCCAGACCTGTTCGGACAGATAAGCGCGCGCCCTGGAAATCGGCGGTGCGCCGCAACTCCTCCAGCAGCTGGAACAGCCCATGACTTTCCGCCATTGCACTTACCACGTTCCATTGCTGGCCGCGTGCGGCCCTGTCGGCGGCAGCCAGCGTATTGAGCCAGGCATCACGGCTCAACACCTGCTCGGTCGACGATGTCACCGTGGCGTTGTGCGCGACATGTTGCTCGACACTGTACAGAGTGGAAAGATCCGCCACCGGCAAGGGGTTGCGGTCGACGACGAAACTCATGCGAAATCTCAAGGGCATGCGCTGAATATCCAGTGGCAAGCTGGCGATGTTGTTGTCGCGCAGATCCACGTACTCGAGCAACCCGCACAAATCCAGCCCGCCCGGCCAGTCATGCAGTCGGCAATGCCGTAGGCGCAGCGTGGCAAGCCGGGACAATTGGTTGAAACGCAGGGTCAGGGTGCTCAGCGGGTTGTAGCTCAGGTCCAGATGCCTCAGTTCGGGGAGCGAGGCCAGCGCGGTGATACCGGCCTGATCCAGGCGCAAACGGTTATGGGCCAGGCGCAACTCCCGCAGTTCGAGCAGATAGGGCAAGGCCTCAGGCATTCGGTGCAGCCGGTTGCTTCCGAGGTTCAGGCGGGTCAGCGAGCCGAAGCGGCGCAAGAAGCCGACGGGCACCTGCGTAAGGTCCATGTTCGCCATCGACAGGACGGTGACATGGCTGAAGTCCACTTCCTCCGGCAATTCGGGCAAGTCCTGCACCCTGATACCACTGAGGTCCAGGCGCATGCCCTCCGGCTGCCCGGCGGTATCATTGACGACCTCGCCCTGCAATCGCCAGGCTCCGCGCAAGCTCGCCGCCAAGCGCTGCCTGAGCGCTCGCCTGGACGCCTGCGCCTGTGAACTCTCCCAGCGCGCCAACGTTTGTTCCAACTGCGCATAGTTGCGTTCTTGAGCCAGCATCACCTCGAAAGGCGAAGCCGATGAGCACAGAAGGATATGCAGATAATCCTCCACCTGCGTCTCGGTGAACCCCCAGTACAGGGCACGAATACGATCGCGCAGGACATCCCAACTGTTCCGTTGCCCTTGGCCACGACCGCTGAGCGGATACCCTACCCTGCCATCGGCGAGGCGGCGCCCTGGGTTGAACCAGGGCGCCGCCTGTCGCCAGCCAAGCAACCGCAGCAGCGACACCCGCGATTGCGGAAGCTGGGCCAGCAGCAACTGACGCAGTTGCTCGCCCTGGTTCTCACCGACGATGCCCAGGCCGTTCAACCGCTCAGGGTTGAGCAACGCGACCAGCGTCTGGAAAAGCCCGGCAGGCTCGTCGACATCGACCTGGAGCACGCGCCCCCGATTGTCGTACAGGTGGAAGCGTCCCTCCCTGCGGACCAGCACCGCCGCAGCGCCAGATTGTGCCGGGGTGCCACTCCTGGCCAGCAGCAGCCCTGTAGCTGAATTGGCGCGCAACTCAAGGCAAAGCGAAACCGGCCAACCCGGTATCTGCGAAAGCAAGGAGAACACCAGCTTTCCCGTTTCCTGGCTGTAGCTGTTGCGCAGGAACACCCCCTCCAACGCCCGATTGAGGCGAGCGACTTGCAACAAGGCACGTACCCGGCCAGCCACGGTCGCGGGAACACGTGCCTCACGCGCGACCAGCAGGCGCTCGCCTTCGTTCACGGTTTGCGCCAGCTCGAGGACATACGCATCGGGAAGCGTCGGAAAATCACGTTTGATCAGCGCCAGCAAGGTGTCCTCGCCAAGGGTGACCCTCGTCAAGTACTCCATGAGTCGTTCGCGCAACAGCGGCGCCTGGGCCAGCAAGCGCTCGCGCAGGGCGGCGGCGTCGAGGCCGCTCATCCCGGATTGCTCCAGGCACCACTCCTGGATCTGCCGGTCTTGCATCTCCCCTTCCGGGTGCTCCAGGTTGCCGAAAAATGCATCGATACGGGCATCGGCCGCAAAACGCCGCAGCGTATCCCGCAAGTTGGCCGGCAGGGGACGGTTCTCGCCGATAACCGCCCGCAGTTCGTCCTTGTCCATGCCCGCCACCCGTAGGATCGAATCGGCGCGCTGCGAGTCCAGCGCTGGATGCTGCGGCCATACACTGTCGAGCATCCGCCCGCTGTCATTCCACGTCCGCGCCTGGTCGCTGCGCAGATGCCAACCGCGCTCACCATTGCCATCGACAATCGGCCCGAAGCCCTCTTCACGCCGAGGATGCAACAAACGCCACGGTCCGTCGGCCTCGGGGCGATGAATCCGGT
This sequence is a window from Pseudomonas maumuensis. Protein-coding genes within it:
- a CDS encoding methyl-accepting chemotaxis protein — translated: MMREGSLSTGETPRPVPARSAITVGLLQGVAMCAVLVGMAYADLALYLAVPLVLLVLWLPHQRRAPEPVVVAAAHDDGLLQELARGTSHNALSAAAVAHSVQQLAARVQSQLGAAQEIVGSAEIMITTEQAAAQLSQQALVAARSARDSSVAGNAVLAESIQRMRDLSGRASASRELIEALHQRSEDIARVTLVIQAIASQTNLLALNAAIEAARAGEHGRGFAVVADEVRGLAGRTASATEEVGQMVADIQVRTAQVVAQIRALADELGSGVEQVEQTGGQLAQITGLATSVECQVSEIAEGTQTNQAQLDTLFQAVAQVRGDLQVSDQQTRRLAEAAVRMEGQVENLSERLAEVGLDAYHQRVFELAQAGARQIGERFEADVEQGRITLDDLFDRQYRPIAGMQPPRFNTRFDPYTDSVLPQIQEPLLRHDGLVYAIACTQQGYVPTHNSAFNQPLTGDPAHDTAHNRSKRMFDDRTGSRCGNHQQRVLLQTYTRDTGELMHDLSVPIFVQGRHWGGLRLGYRPEPGLD
- a CDS encoding TraR/DksA family transcriptional regulator — protein: MTKEQLLAMSADDYMNAEQLAYFTALLQAMKVETHERIELSRTAIESLDTPSDPADVASVEEERTWLVNAIDRDQRLLPQLEMALDRITEESFGWCDDSGEPIGLKRLLISPTTKYCIEAQERHEQLDRHQRQI
- a CDS encoding enoyl-CoA hydratase, coding for MAFETILLDIHGKVGLITLNRPQALNALNAQIVGEINQALDQLERDPNIGCVVLTGSAKAFAAGADIKEMAELRYPQIYVEDLFSDADRIANRRKPIIAAVSGFALGGGCELAMMCDFILAADNAKFGQPEINLGVLPGMGGTQRLTRAVGKAKAMELCLTGRLMGAEEAERAGLVARIVPQAELVEEALKVAATIASKSIPVSMMVKESVNRAFEVTLSEGVRFERRVFHAAFATEDQKEGMAAFIAKREAQFKDR
- a CDS encoding acyl-CoA dehydrogenase; this encodes MLVTDEQQQIADAVRAFAQERLKPFAEQWDKEHRFPKEAIEEMAELGLFGMLVPEQYGGSDTGYVAYAMALEEIAAGDGACSTIMSVHNSVGCVPILKFGSEAQKQQFLAPLASGSMLGAFALTEPQAGSDASSLKTRARLDGDHYVLNGSKQFITSGQNAGVVIVFAVTDPDAGKRGITAFIVPTDLPGYQVARVEDKLGQHASDTCQIVFDNVRVPVENRLGEEGEGYKIALANLEGGRIGIASQSVGMARAAFEVARDYANERQSFGKPLIQHQAVAFRLADMATKVAVARQMVLHAAALRDAGRPALVEASMAKLFASEMAEKVCSDALQTLGGYGYLSDFPLERIYRDVRVCQIYEGTSDIQRMVIARNL
- a CDS encoding acetyl-CoA C-acyltransferase, giving the protein MTLANDPIVIVSAVRTPMGGLQGDLKSLTAAQLGSAAIRAAVERAGIDAASVQEVLFGCVLPAGQGQAPARQAALGAGLDKHTTCTTLNKMCGSGMQAAILAHDQLLAGSAEVIVAGGMESMTNAPYLLDKARGGYRMGHGKIIDHMFMDGLEDAYDKGRLMGTFAEDCAQSGAFSREAQDNFAIASLTRAQDAIKNGRFAAEIVPVEVTEGREKRVIKDDEQPPKARLDKIPQLKPAFREGGTVTAANSSSISDGAAALVLMRRSEAEKRGLKPLAVIHGHAAFADTPALFPTAPIGAIDKLLKRTGWNLSEVDLFEINEAFAVVTLAAMKHLDLPHDKVNIHGGACALGHPIGASGARILVTLLSALRQNNLRRGVAAICIGGGEATAMAVECLY
- a CDS encoding SDR family NAD(P)-dependent oxidoreductase; translation: MHIKNKHFIVSGAASGLGAATAQMLIEAGAKVMLVDLNAAAVEAKARELGDQARFAVADISDEHAAQAAVDAAVSAFGSLHGLVNCAGIVGAEKVLGKNGPHALGSFAKVINVNLIGSFNLLRLAAAAMAEGPADEQGERGVIINTASIAAYDGQIGQAAYAASKGAIASLTLPAARELARFGIRVMTIAPGIFETPMMAGMTEEVRASLAAGVPFPPRLGRPQEYAALARHIIENSMLNGEVIRLDGALRMAAK
- a CDS encoding AMP-binding protein, which gives rise to MRDYAEAARAFDLAQAASAALQGNLEALNACVECCDRHTGSDKPALIWEDRDGNGGLYTFDQLQGMATRFANVLKDHGVEAGDRVAGLMPRTLELLVTILATWRLGAVYQPLFTAFGPRAIEHRLEQSHAKVVVTDRNNRPKLDDVAGCPFIVTVGASSGELDFHQALEAADSVCEPVMRRGDDPFLLMFTSGTTGPAKPLEVPLRAIVAFQGYMRDAIGLRPEDRFWNLADPGWAYGLYYAVTGPLSLGHATTFYDGPFSVESCARVIDKLGITNLAGSPTAYRLLIAAGSAFSAPIQGRLRVVSSAGEPLNPEVIRWFADELGVTIHDHYGQTELGMVLCNHHELEHPVHMGSAGFAIPGHRIVVVDEQGNELPAGQPGILAVDREQSPLCWFGGYHGLPTKAFVGRYYLSGDTVELNSDGSISFVGRSDDVITTSGYRVGPFDVESALIEHPAVVEAAVIGKPDPERTELIKAFVVLAQGYEDSPELEEALRQHVRQRLYAHAYPREIEFVGELPKTPSGKLQRFILRNQEIARQQAAQPIAAGA
- a CDS encoding NEL domain-containing protein, coding for MGCSSCWRSCGAPPISRARAYLSEQVWNLLASLQVDGEPDGNAGLRERIFARANQPRTCEDSVAERFSDIQVQLLVSTVSRQADGETRRADLLRLGRRLFRLDRLERFARQDMLGRSAQGRGVDEIEVSLFYRIHLAQEFDLPFQPRSMRYGDVARVGPAELEAARAAVRAAETPAALADDLSQRDFWRDWLNLSHAQAFTAIGNEFAARGDALDEGMNTLTSQVYTQRWEDLRNERESALQALMLQLTLDALEADAVQPG